From one Salvia miltiorrhiza cultivar Shanhuang (shh) unplaced genomic scaffold, IMPLAD_Smil_shh fragScaff_scaffold_173, whole genome shotgun sequence genomic stretch:
- the LOC131002679 gene encoding protein MEI2-like 7: MCMKLPKPLNPEAEEWRPTLPAPPPLHPLPPPLPCIISYPHTQYEHPAAMPPICGESSGQQRPKNGKKFLPPRLRRASKLHSEPPKLEWRPKVAPGTAAAASSKTTLMIRNIPNQLRRDFMLKFLDGYCKTYSVAYDFFYLPFDFRRLGNLGYAFVNFTRAAAAQKMKNILCNYEWRNTYTDTGELISSNKVCEINWAKIQGKEALIKRVEKIRFMCDDEEFLAVVLDPPRDGSDPNPPAPVNVGRICRCR, translated from the exons aTGTGTATGAAACTCCCGAAGCCACTAAATCCTGAAGCTGAGGAATGGCGGCCAACCCTGCCAGCACCACCACCTCTACATCCCCTTCCGCCGCCGCTGCCATGCATAATATCGTACCCTCACACTCAGTACGAGCACCCCGCCGCAATGCCGCCTATTTGCGGCGAAAGCTCCGGCCAGCAGAGACCCAAAAATGGTAAAAAGTTCCTGCCACCTCGCCTTCGAAGGGCATCGAAGTTGCACAGTGAGCCGCCAAAGCTAGAATGGCGGCCTAAAGTTGCACCaggcaccgccgccgccgcctcttcGAAGACTACTTTAATGATAAGAAACATACCAAATCAACTCAG GAGAGATTTCATGCTGAAATTCCTGGACGGTTACTGTAAAACTTACTCTGTTGCTTACGATTTTTTTTACCTCCCTTTTGATTTCag AAGGCTGGGCAACTTGGGCTACGCCTTTGTCAATTTCACAAGGGCCGCCGCCGCGCAGAAAATGAAGAACATTCTCTGCAACTACGAATGGCGCAACACCTACACTGATACTGGGGAACTTATCTCCAGCAACAAAGTGTGCGAGATTAATTGGGCAAAGATTCAG gGAAAAGAAGCTTTAATCAAAAGGGTGGAGAAGATCCGATTTATGTGCGACGATGAGGAATTCTTGGCGGTAGTTCTGGACCCGCCGCGCGATGGGTCCGACCCGAATCCTCCGGCGCCGGTGAATGTGGGCAGGATCTGCCGCTGCCGCTGA